The following proteins are co-located in the Candidatus Planktophila lacus genome:
- a CDS encoding ATP-dependent helicase, producing the protein MTTPSIKLTRAPAAPALLELDATQAKAVAHRGSPLLIAGGPGTGKTSVLIEAALSRIAAGQDPDSILLITYGRERASELRDAIALRTTVTMHEPLARTFHSLAYSILKMDSGDNYHEPILLSGPEQENFIGQLLEGDVIDGYRKWPTDLHDGEDKKGNPLLTQGFIRELRDLIMRANERGITPDELANRGERVNEKYWAPAADFWKRYKEVMAIREDTAGDAKMRIDPSELINVAIAYLQKNEKLRAQLQARFATIMVDEYQESDPAQRKLLDLLSGPDLVIAYDADSSVGRFRGADPDGLKQVVDSYLEKGATQILLQNSYRCRPEIFEIGQKVTAAFRAPSSTRSRTCTNSAKPALDNPFTTARLNSQSEEAQYIAYLFKRAHLMHGIPYSQMAVILRSAGTQASALRRAFAQVSIPVAGDLEALSTNPAIAPFILIARVATGDQPLNLDTCERLLLAEFGGSDSISLRRIRTALLAARDDATDTRGGTQLLIDAIDKGEINIEESAGLTRVHELLLAARKVLTSIDARPEDLLWAIWDNAKTSDNEKLSTAWRNTALRGGNRGAAADRDLDAMIQLFDSAQRFSERFPYSKPSAFLDELSRESIVGDIITAQGVRPDVVEILTVHSAKGRQWEVVAVAGLQEGVWPNLRQRSSLLGSERLVERERHGDLARLELDLIAAGALAEDERRLLHVAVTRARQALIVTAVQREDDEPSAYFEELDNTGDLDAPVITKVPRPLTTSALVATLRQNLSGDSAETAASILKTLSQSQITSADPAHWTGSLPISSTETVVAADELVPVSPSGAENFTECGVKWFLERSGGTNGDSTAQILGSAIHEFARIKVEDPSISETDLIAKLEASWSLIDPTEGWISNSSLKRAVKMLERFSRYHAATTRDVVGAELNFKIQVGRAEIRGSVDRIEVDSDGNHYVIDFKTGKTQITAEKAKENLQLACYQLAVALDGFEKKLTTTSSSGAELVYLAKDSVKVTTRQQYKIDEVEVKAKIEEIAEGMGAETFQARINTMCENCVVKACCPIQSQGRTVIE; encoded by the coding sequence ATGACCACGCCATCCATAAAGCTCACTCGCGCACCCGCTGCGCCTGCGCTTTTGGAGCTAGATGCCACACAGGCAAAGGCGGTGGCACACCGCGGATCACCACTTTTAATTGCAGGTGGACCGGGCACAGGTAAAACTTCTGTATTAATCGAAGCTGCGTTATCGCGCATTGCGGCAGGGCAAGATCCAGATTCAATTCTGCTGATTACTTACGGCCGCGAACGCGCATCCGAACTCCGCGATGCCATTGCACTTCGCACAACGGTGACGATGCACGAACCGCTGGCTCGTACATTTCACTCACTTGCTTACTCGATTTTAAAGATGGACTCAGGCGATAACTACCACGAACCAATTTTGTTATCTGGCCCCGAACAAGAAAACTTTATCGGCCAACTGCTTGAAGGCGATGTCATCGACGGTTATCGAAAATGGCCAACTGATCTACACGATGGCGAAGATAAGAAAGGCAATCCGCTTTTAACCCAGGGCTTTATCCGCGAACTCCGCGATTTAATTATGCGCGCCAATGAACGCGGTATTACCCCTGACGAGCTTGCTAATCGCGGAGAACGAGTAAATGAAAAATACTGGGCGCCAGCTGCAGATTTCTGGAAGCGCTACAAAGAAGTTATGGCGATCCGCGAAGACACCGCCGGCGATGCCAAGATGCGTATCGATCCTTCAGAATTGATTAATGTGGCAATTGCTTATCTGCAGAAAAATGAAAAGCTGCGTGCACAGTTGCAGGCGCGTTTTGCCACGATCATGGTTGATGAATACCAGGAAAGCGATCCTGCACAGCGCAAACTTCTCGATCTCTTATCTGGCCCTGATCTTGTAATTGCCTATGACGCCGATTCATCGGTTGGTCGCTTCCGAGGTGCAGATCCCGATGGTCTTAAACAGGTTGTTGATTCATACCTTGAAAAGGGTGCAACCCAAATACTTTTGCAGAACTCTTATCGCTGCCGCCCCGAGATTTTTGAGATCGGCCAGAAAGTTACAGCGGCCTTCCGCGCACCGTCTAGTACTCGTTCTCGCACCTGCACAAATAGCGCCAAACCAGCGCTAGATAACCCTTTCACCACTGCACGACTTAATTCACAATCTGAAGAAGCGCAATACATCGCCTACCTTTTCAAGCGCGCACATTTAATGCACGGCATTCCTTATTCGCAGATGGCAGTTATCTTGCGTTCTGCGGGCACGCAAGCAAGTGCACTACGACGCGCCTTTGCTCAAGTTTCAATTCCAGTTGCCGGAGATCTCGAAGCGCTCTCCACCAATCCTGCGATTGCGCCATTTATTCTCATCGCGCGAGTTGCAACTGGTGATCAACCGCTAAACCTCGATACTTGCGAGCGTTTATTGCTCGCGGAATTCGGGGGATCGGATTCAATCTCTTTGCGCCGAATTCGTACAGCGCTTTTAGCGGCGCGCGATGATGCCACCGACACTCGTGGCGGAACACAGCTCTTAATCGATGCCATTGATAAAGGTGAGATCAACATTGAAGAAAGCGCTGGACTCACCCGTGTTCACGAACTATTGCTCGCTGCCCGTAAAGTATTAACATCGATCGATGCTCGCCCCGAAGATTTGCTATGGGCTATTTGGGATAACGCAAAAACTAGCGATAATGAAAAGCTAAGCACCGCTTGGCGTAACACCGCACTTCGTGGCGGCAATCGTGGGGCAGCAGCTGATCGCGACCTCGATGCGATGATCCAACTCTTTGATTCGGCACAGCGCTTCTCGGAGCGCTTCCCATATTCCAAACCATCAGCGTTTCTTGACGAGCTTTCCCGCGAATCAATTGTCGGTGACATCATCACTGCACAAGGCGTTCGCCCCGATGTTGTTGAAATCCTTACCGTGCACTCTGCCAAGGGGCGCCAGTGGGAAGTCGTTGCAGTTGCCGGTTTACAAGAGGGTGTTTGGCCAAACTTGCGTCAGCGCAGTTCGCTACTTGGTAGCGAAAGACTTGTAGAACGCGAACGCCACGGTGACTTAGCGCGCTTAGAACTTGATTTAATCGCAGCTGGTGCGCTGGCTGAAGATGAGCGTCGTTTGCTCCATGTGGCTGTAACCCGCGCCCGCCAGGCTTTAATCGTCACCGCAGTGCAGCGTGAAGATGACGAACCATCTGCCTATTTCGAAGAACTAGATAACACCGGAGATCTCGATGCTCCCGTGATTACTAAAGTGCCACGTCCTCTTACAACGTCTGCACTTGTCGCAACGCTGCGCCAGAATTTAAGTGGAGATTCGGCAGAAACCGCCGCTTCGATTTTAAAGACCCTTTCCCAATCACAAATCACTTCAGCAGATCCAGCACACTGGACTGGATCACTTCCAATCTCTTCAACAGAGACCGTTGTTGCTGCAGATGAGTTAGTACCTGTTTCACCATCAGGTGCTGAAAACTTTACCGAGTGCGGAGTTAAGTGGTTCCTCGAACGCAGCGGTGGAACAAATGGAGATTCAACAGCGCAGATTCTTGGTTCAGCAATTCACGAATTCGCACGGATCAAAGTAGAAGATCCATCTATCTCTGAAACCGATTTGATTGCAAAGCTCGAAGCGTCTTGGTCTTTGATTGATCCAACTGAAGGCTGGATCAGCAACTCATCCCTTAAGCGCGCAGTAAAGATGCTCGAGCGCTTTAGCCGCTATCACGCCGCCACAACTCGCGATGTAGTTGGCGCCGAACTTAACTTTAAGATCCAAGTCGGTCGCGCTGAAATTCGCGGAAGCGTCGACCGCATCGAAGTCGATTCAGATGGCAACCATTACGTAATTGATTTCAAAACTGGCAAGACTCAGATCACCGCCGAAAAAGCGAAAGAGAATTTGCAACTTGCCTGCTACCAATTAGCAGTTGCTCTCGATGGCTTCGAAAAGAAGTTAACAACAACCTCTTCATCAGGTGCTGAACTCGTTTACCTTGCAAAAGATTCAGTAAAGGTCACAACTCGTCAGCAATACAAGATCGATGAAGTCGAAGTTAAGGCGAAGATCGAAGAAATCGCTGAAGGCATGGGAGCCGAAACTTTCCAGGCGCGTATCAACACTATGTGCGAAAACTGCGTCGTTAAGGCCTGTTGTCCGATCCAGAGCCAGGGCCGGACGGTGATCGAATGA
- a CDS encoding DNA recombination protein RmuC yields MSSAAVAILTLVIGLVLGYFIASRRTSKDGVSAAEFASVRAERDLYKSERDNAMAGSKLATEIEAMKSAMEKLQKEASDADRRRIEAESDIRTQVKAMSNHNESLVAQTKAIAGALSHSQKRGKFGEAQLELMLEDAGLHKGIEYTAQRSTTDDDSSGIPDITVRMPGGTKLFIDSKFPFDRFIEAHEVEDGAERERLFHEHKKDLASHVTALAKRGYHESQDSPDFVILFVPFESLLTEALRVDPLFLDTAFKQNVTIATPTSMMALLRTIGNVYSRNSVALNAENIAKSAGLFMKDLTLLHTKIIKVGTALNSLSKAYGELIPTAESTVKRAAAKIISFGVSGDKDKLSLTYPDAPAEVRELKNSELGGEEDFIDAEEVKDEE; encoded by the coding sequence ATGTCAAGCGCAGCAGTGGCCATTCTTACACTAGTTATCGGGCTCGTTCTCGGTTATTTCATCGCCAGCAGGCGCACCTCGAAAGATGGCGTCTCTGCTGCAGAGTTTGCATCAGTGCGCGCCGAACGCGATCTATATAAATCCGAACGCGATAACGCGATGGCCGGCTCAAAACTTGCAACCGAAATTGAAGCTATGAAAAGTGCGATGGAGAAATTGCAGAAGGAAGCATCTGATGCCGACCGTCGTCGCATCGAAGCCGAATCCGATATCCGCACTCAAGTTAAAGCGATGTCTAACCACAACGAATCACTTGTTGCGCAGACCAAAGCAATTGCAGGCGCACTTTCACATTCACAGAAGCGCGGAAAATTCGGCGAAGCACAACTAGAACTCATGCTCGAGGATGCAGGTCTCCATAAGGGCATTGAATACACCGCGCAGCGTTCCACAACCGATGATGACTCATCCGGTATCCCCGACATCACGGTGCGCATGCCAGGCGGTACCAAATTATTTATCGACTCCAAATTTCCATTCGATCGCTTCATTGAAGCCCACGAAGTTGAAGATGGCGCCGAACGCGAGCGTTTATTCCATGAACATAAGAAAGATCTCGCTAGCCACGTTACCGCCCTTGCCAAGCGCGGTTATCACGAGTCACAAGATTCACCAGATTTTGTAATTCTCTTTGTTCCATTTGAATCACTGCTCACCGAGGCGCTTCGCGTTGATCCGCTATTTCTTGACACTGCCTTTAAACAAAATGTCACAATTGCAACGCCAACCTCGATGATGGCTCTGTTGCGCACTATCGGCAACGTTTACTCTCGCAACTCAGTGGCTCTTAACGCTGAAAACATTGCTAAATCTGCCGGTCTCTTTATGAAAGATTTAACGCTGCTCCACACCAAGATCATCAAGGTCGGTACAGCACTTAATTCACTCTCCAAGGCGTATGGCGAGTTAATTCCAACTGCCGAATCAACTGTTAAGCGCGCCGCAGCCAAGATCATTAGCTTTGGAGTCTCGGGAGATAAAGATAAACTCTCACTTACCTACCCAGATGCGCCTGCTGAAGTGCGTGAGTTAAAGAACTCCGAACTCGGCGGCGAAGAAGATTTCATTGATGCAGAAGAAGTAAAGGATGAAGAATGA
- a CDS encoding aspartate aminotransferase family protein, translating to MSQAVNDPAKSAAISADDHEFVFHSWSAQGAIKPLPISGSAGSRFWDYEGNTYLDFSSQLVFTNIGHQHPKVVKAIQEQAAVITTMAPQHASEVRNQAARDIVELAGDKFAKVFFTTAGADAIENAIRMARLHTRKHKVLSTYRSYHGNTGAAINATGDPRRFPNEFAFGHVHFWGPYLYRTSFWATDEAQECARALEHLEQTIIFEGPNTIAAILIESIPGTAGVLVPPKGYLEGVRALCDKYKILWIADEVMAGFGRTGKWFGFQHSAATPDLITFAKGVTSGYIPLGGVVISGDVAKTFDETVFPGGLTYMGHPLATATAVATIQVMKEEKMVENAATIGEKILGPGLHEMAKKHKLIGDIRGMGVFWGVDLVTDRATRAPLAPYGASSPAMNELVAACKKNGLMPFNNFNRIHLCPPCNISEADAKLGLEIIDKSLGEIAKHYTGA from the coding sequence ATGTCACAAGCAGTTAATGATCCAGCAAAGAGCGCAGCGATTTCAGCTGATGATCATGAATTTGTCTTTCACTCATGGTCTGCGCAGGGCGCAATTAAGCCACTTCCTATTTCTGGCAGCGCTGGTTCACGTTTCTGGGATTACGAAGGAAACACTTATCTAGATTTCTCTTCACAACTTGTCTTTACCAACATTGGTCACCAACATCCAAAGGTTGTTAAGGCGATTCAAGAGCAAGCCGCTGTTATTACAACTATGGCGCCACAACATGCCAGCGAAGTTCGTAACCAAGCAGCGCGTGACATCGTTGAATTAGCCGGCGATAAATTTGCGAAAGTATTTTTCACAACCGCAGGTGCCGACGCTATTGAAAACGCAATTCGCATGGCGCGTTTACATACTCGCAAGCATAAAGTTCTATCTACCTACCGTTCGTATCACGGCAATACCGGCGCTGCGATTAATGCAACTGGCGATCCACGCCGTTTCCCAAATGAATTTGCCTTCGGACATGTTCACTTCTGGGGCCCTTACCTTTACCGCACTTCATTCTGGGCAACCGATGAAGCGCAAGAATGCGCGCGCGCATTAGAACATCTTGAGCAGACCATTATCTTTGAAGGTCCAAACACAATTGCTGCAATTTTGATCGAATCAATTCCCGGAACTGCCGGTGTATTGGTTCCACCTAAGGGTTATCTCGAAGGCGTTCGCGCGCTCTGCGATAAGTACAAGATTCTTTGGATCGCAGATGAAGTTATGGCTGGCTTTGGTCGCACCGGTAAATGGTTTGGATTCCAGCACTCAGCTGCAACTCCAGATCTAATTACCTTCGCTAAGGGCGTTACATCGGGTTACATCCCACTTGGTGGCGTTGTTATCAGCGGTGATGTTGCAAAGACCTTTGATGAAACAGTTTTTCCTGGTGGACTTACTTATATGGGCCACCCACTTGCTACTGCAACTGCCGTTGCAACGATTCAAGTAATGAAGGAAGAGAAGATGGTCGAGAATGCAGCGACTATCGGTGAAAAGATTCTTGGCCCTGGGCTTCACGAAATGGCGAAGAAACATAAGTTAATCGGCGATATTCGCGGCATGGGCGTCTTCTGGGGCGTTGATCTCGTTACCGATCGCGCAACACGTGCACCGCTTGCACCTTATGGCGCTTCAAGTCCTGCGATGAATGAATTAGTGGCGGCCTGTAAGAAGAACGGGCTAATGCCATTTAATAACTTCAACCGTATTCACTTATGCCCACCATGCAATATCAGTGAAGCAGATGCGAAACTTGGCTTAGAGATTATTGATAAATCACTTGGTGAAATTGCTAAGCACTACACCGGCGCTTAA
- the ychF gene encoding redox-regulated ATPase YchF, whose protein sequence is MSLSIGIVGLPNVGKSTLFNALTKNNVLAANYPFATIEPNVGVVGVPDERLAKLATIFSSEKLLPAALSFVDIAGIVKGASEGAGLGNKFLANIRETDAICQVIRVFNDGDVVHVDGRIDPGSDMETINTELALADLQTIEKALPRLEKEARTNKEIAPVVEAVKKAEAHLQSGKPLSSSGLDLELLRDLHLLTAKPFLYVFNVDAAELNDGDLRKKLADLVAPAEAIFLDAKTEAELAELSDEDALELLQSIGMKEPGLATLARVGFSVLGLQTYLTAGPKEARAWTIHKGDTAPMAAGVIHTDFQKGFIKAEIVSFEDLMAAGSMAEAKAKGKVRMEGKEYVMADGDVVEFRFNV, encoded by the coding sequence ATGAGCCTGTCAATTGGAATCGTCGGACTGCCAAACGTTGGAAAGTCGACCCTCTTTAATGCGCTCACCAAAAATAACGTCCTCGCCGCTAATTATCCCTTCGCCACAATCGAGCCAAATGTCGGCGTCGTAGGCGTACCGGATGAGCGCTTAGCCAAACTGGCCACAATCTTTAGCTCTGAGAAGTTGCTTCCAGCGGCCCTATCTTTCGTAGATATCGCAGGCATTGTTAAAGGCGCATCAGAAGGTGCCGGCCTTGGAAATAAATTCTTAGCCAATATCCGCGAAACCGATGCGATCTGTCAGGTTATCCGCGTCTTCAACGACGGCGATGTTGTGCACGTTGATGGGCGCATCGATCCAGGTAGCGATATGGAAACAATTAATACAGAACTGGCGCTCGCTGATTTACAGACAATTGAGAAAGCGCTGCCCCGTCTTGAAAAAGAAGCACGTACCAATAAAGAGATTGCGCCAGTTGTAGAAGCAGTTAAGAAAGCTGAAGCGCACTTGCAGAGCGGAAAGCCACTTTCATCATCAGGTCTTGATCTCGAACTACTTCGCGACCTACACCTGTTAACTGCAAAGCCATTCTTATATGTATTTAACGTTGATGCCGCAGAACTTAACGATGGCGATCTGCGTAAGAAGTTGGCTGATCTTGTTGCACCAGCCGAAGCCATTTTCCTTGATGCTAAAACTGAAGCAGAGCTTGCTGAACTCAGCGATGAAGATGCCCTTGAGCTTCTGCAATCAATCGGAATGAAAGAGCCAGGCCTTGCAACGCTGGCTCGCGTTGGATTTAGCGTTCTTGGACTACAGACTTATCTAACTGCTGGGCCAAAAGAAGCGCGCGCTTGGACAATTCATAAAGGTGACACTGCGCCAATGGCTGCCGGAGTTATCCATACCGATTTCCAAAAAGGATTTATCAAAGCCGAAATCGTTAGCTTTGAAGATCTAATGGCCGCAGGATCAATGGCTGAAGCGAAAGCTAAAGGCAAGGTCCGTATGGAAGGCAAGGAATATGTGATGGCCGATGGAGACGTTGTGGAGTTTAGATTTAACGTCTAA
- the typA gene encoding translational GTPase TypA: MSKKQAHLKDLPEKKREDLRNVAIIAHVDHGKTTLVDAMLWQSGAFAAHKVQGEGQDRMMDSMDLEREKGITILAKNTAVKRGNTIVNIIDTPGHADFGGEVERGLEMVDGVILLVDASEGPLPQTRFVLRKALEKNLPVILLINKVDRPDSRIAEVVDEAYELFLDLGANEEQIEFPVVYASAKAGRASLTRPADGGMPAEENLDVLFDTIFSAIPAPIYHEGAPLQAHVTNLDSSPFLGRLALCRVREGVIKKGQNVTWIKTDGTQERVKISELLITEALERVPALEAHPGDIIAVAGIETITLGETLADLESPHALPLITVDEPSISMTIGINTSPLAGKSGKMLTARQVKGRLDAELVGNVSLRVLNTDRPDTWEVQGRGELQLAVLVEIMKREGFELTVGKPQVVIKKIDGKIHEPMERLTIDAPEEYLGVLTQLMALRKGRMEQMVNHGTGWIRLDYKVPSRGLIGFRTEFLTETRGTGLLHHVFDGYEPWYGDIRTRATGSLVSDRMGTVTSYALYGTQDRGTIFVEPGDEVYEGMVIGENSRSDDMDVNCVREKKLTNMRASGTDESERLIPPKKLNMEGALEFCREDECVEVTPAVVRIRKVTLNGDERARATSRQKKANLAADS, from the coding sequence TTGTCTAAGAAACAAGCCCACCTAAAAGATCTGCCAGAAAAAAAGCGCGAAGATTTGCGTAACGTAGCGATCATCGCTCACGTTGACCACGGCAAGACCACTCTGGTCGATGCCATGCTTTGGCAATCTGGTGCATTCGCTGCCCACAAAGTTCAGGGCGAAGGCCAAGACCGCATGATGGATTCCATGGATCTAGAACGCGAAAAGGGAATTACGATCCTTGCTAAGAACACAGCGGTAAAGCGCGGCAACACGATCGTTAACATCATTGATACTCCAGGCCACGCTGACTTCGGTGGCGAAGTAGAACGCGGACTAGAAATGGTCGACGGCGTGATCTTGTTGGTCGATGCATCTGAAGGTCCACTTCCTCAGACACGTTTCGTATTGCGCAAAGCGCTAGAAAAGAATTTGCCGGTTATCTTGTTGATCAACAAGGTCGACCGTCCCGATTCACGTATCGCTGAAGTTGTCGATGAAGCTTACGAACTCTTCTTAGATCTCGGCGCAAATGAAGAACAAATCGAATTCCCAGTTGTGTATGCATCTGCCAAGGCAGGTCGTGCATCGCTAACTCGTCCAGCAGATGGCGGAATGCCTGCAGAAGAGAACCTCGATGTTCTATTCGACACTATCTTCTCTGCAATTCCGGCACCGATTTATCACGAAGGCGCACCACTACAAGCGCACGTTACAAACCTTGACTCATCTCCATTCTTGGGTCGTCTGGCACTTTGCCGCGTACGCGAAGGTGTTATCAAAAAGGGTCAGAACGTTACTTGGATTAAGACAGATGGAACTCAAGAGCGCGTAAAGATTTCTGAGCTCTTGATTACTGAAGCGCTAGAACGCGTTCCGGCACTTGAAGCGCACCCAGGCGACATCATCGCTGTTGCAGGTATTGAAACAATTACCTTGGGCGAAACTCTGGCTGATCTTGAATCACCACATGCACTTCCACTTATTACCGTTGATGAACCATCAATTTCGATGACAATTGGTATCAATACATCTCCTTTGGCTGGCAAAAGCGGAAAAATGCTTACTGCGCGCCAGGTTAAGGGCCGTCTTGATGCAGAGCTCGTCGGTAACGTTTCATTGCGCGTTCTAAATACTGATCGTCCAGATACTTGGGAAGTACAAGGTCGTGGCGAACTTCAGCTTGCTGTTCTTGTTGAAATCATGAAGCGCGAAGGCTTCGAACTAACTGTTGGTAAGCCACAGGTAGTTATCAAGAAGATCGACGGAAAAATTCACGAACCGATGGAACGTTTAACAATTGATGCACCTGAAGAATATCTCGGCGTGCTTACTCAGTTGATGGCGCTTCGTAAGGGTCGCATGGAACAAATGGTTAACCACGGAACCGGTTGGATCCGTCTTGATTACAAAGTTCCATCACGTGGTTTGATCGGTTTCCGTACTGAGTTCTTAACTGAAACTCGCGGTACAGGTTTGCTCCACCACGTCTTCGATGGTTACGAGCCTTGGTACGGCGATATCCGCACACGTGCAACAGGATCACTTGTTTCAGACCGTATGGGAACAGTTACTTCATACGCACTTTACGGAACACAAGATCGCGGAACAATATTTGTTGAGCCAGGCGATGAAGTTTACGAAGGCATGGTTATCGGTGAGAACTCTCGCAGTGATGACATGGACGTTAACTGTGTTCGCGAAAAGAAACTTACAAATATGCGCGCATCAGGAACTGATGAATCAGAGCGTTTGATTCCGCCAAAGAAGTTAAATATGGAAGGCGCTCTCGAATTCTGTCGCGAAGATGAATGCGTAGAAGTAACTCCTGCTGTAGTACGTATCCGTAAGGTGACTTTAAATGGTGACGAGCGCGCACGTGCGACTTCTCGCCAGAAGAAAGCCAACCTGGCCGCAGATAGTTAA